The following proteins come from a genomic window of Solwaraspora sp. WMMA2065:
- a CDS encoding DoxX family protein, giving the protein MPVLARLPEIVPTLFRVVVGLLFTLRGAASIFGIFGGFRGTGEAMEIGVWPGWWAALIQLVGGLLVLAGLGTRVAAVICSGSMAYAYFVVHQPDALLPQNNGGELAALFCWAFLLVAALGPGRYSLDAMLSRRRTAAVPAPEPATV; this is encoded by the coding sequence ATGCCCGTACTCGCCCGCCTGCCGGAGATCGTCCCCACGCTGTTCCGCGTGGTGGTCGGTCTGCTGTTCACACTGCGCGGTGCCGCCTCGATCTTCGGGATCTTCGGCGGCTTCCGAGGCACCGGTGAGGCAATGGAGATCGGCGTCTGGCCCGGGTGGTGGGCCGCGCTGATCCAGCTCGTCGGCGGTCTGTTGGTCCTCGCCGGACTCGGCACCCGGGTGGCCGCCGTCATCTGCTCCGGATCGATGGCGTACGCCTACTTCGTGGTCCATCAGCCGGATGCACTGCTCCCGCAGAACAACGGCGGCGAACTCGCCGCGCTGTTCTGCTGGGCGTTTCTGCTGGTGGCCGCGCTGGGGCCAGGCCGGTACTCGCTCGACGCCATGTTGAGTCGACGCCGTACGGCCGCCGTTCCCGCCCCGGAGCCGGCGACCGTCTGA
- a CDS encoding STAS domain-containing protein: MHEIRVPSPEAGHCVIEASGELDMTATGELSAAVRVVDRQQATWIVVDLDAVTLIDSSAVKELVDAHHAAAGQGQILIVRNPQPIVARVLRVTGVAPLLGIAPQDHAGTVYGGRPDNGNHG; this comes from the coding sequence ATGCACGAGATCCGGGTGCCCTCACCCGAAGCCGGGCACTGCGTCATCGAAGCCTCCGGTGAGCTGGACATGACCGCCACCGGAGAGCTCAGCGCCGCTGTCCGCGTGGTCGACCGGCAGCAGGCGACCTGGATCGTCGTCGACCTGGACGCCGTCACCCTGATCGATTCGAGTGCGGTCAAGGAGCTGGTCGACGCGCACCACGCGGCCGCCGGTCAGGGCCAGATCCTGATCGTCCGCAACCCGCAGCCGATCGTCGCCCGGGTGCTGCGGGTGACCGGAGTCGCGCCGCTGCTGGGAATCGCGCCGCAGGACCACGCGGGAACCGTCTACGGTGGTAGACCAGACAACGGGAACCACGGGTGA
- a CDS encoding ATP-binding protein has translation MNTLTWLVVRDFASGVTRVRLTGALTDTELVRLAPVLRRCLLEEPLALLVELDEVTVASPIGLRVFAIVQGGDASHRPVVHLCARPDSPTGRLARHSISGLVSVQDSVIDATKLVESAPRSPYRWHEYLPPHPRSPGEARRLIGGACRSWQLTTLVDEAMVIGSELVSNAVEHAGTELDVTTTRQAGAIRISVRDRAVELPRPATGPRPGPAPGRGRGLAIIEALASDWGYAGFADGKTVWAALRLPD, from the coding sequence GTGAACACCCTCACCTGGCTGGTGGTGCGCGACTTCGCCAGTGGCGTCACCCGGGTCCGGCTGACTGGCGCGTTGACCGACACTGAACTGGTCCGGCTCGCCCCGGTGCTGCGCCGCTGCCTCCTGGAAGAGCCGTTGGCGCTGCTCGTCGAGCTGGACGAGGTGACCGTGGCCAGCCCGATCGGACTGCGGGTCTTCGCCATCGTCCAGGGCGGCGACGCCAGCCACCGTCCGGTGGTGCACCTGTGCGCCCGGCCAGACTCACCCACCGGTCGGCTCGCCAGGCACAGCATCAGCGGTCTGGTGAGCGTGCAGGACAGCGTGATCGACGCCACCAAACTGGTCGAATCAGCACCGAGGTCCCCGTACCGCTGGCACGAGTACCTGCCCCCACACCCGCGCTCACCGGGAGAGGCCCGTCGGCTGATCGGCGGAGCCTGCCGCTCGTGGCAGCTGACCACGCTGGTCGACGAGGCGATGGTGATCGGTTCCGAGCTGGTCAGCAACGCGGTCGAACACGCCGGCACCGAGCTGGACGTCACCACCACCCGGCAGGCCGGAGCGATCCGGATCAGCGTCCGCGACCGCGCTGTCGAGCTGCCCCGACCGGCCACCGGGCCCCGGCCCGGGCCGGCACCCGGCCGTGGTCGAGGGCTGGCCATCATCGAGGCGCTCGCCAGCGACTGGGGGTACGCCGGATTCGCCGACGGCAAGACCGTCTGGGCGGCGCTGCGGCTGCCCGACTGA
- a CDS encoding four-helix bundle copper-binding protein, whose translation MTQATEMLETYPLDLGHVDQRALADCIDACFDCAQACTACADACLSEDMVAELVKCIRTNLDCADICATTGRVLSRHTGYDANTTRVMLQACIQACRSCGEECQAHASEHEHCQVCAEACRRCEQACRDLTAALG comes from the coding sequence ATGACGCAAGCAACCGAGATGCTGGAAACCTATCCGCTCGATCTGGGACACGTCGACCAGCGGGCACTCGCCGACTGCATCGATGCCTGCTTCGACTGCGCTCAGGCCTGCACCGCCTGCGCCGATGCGTGCCTGAGCGAGGACATGGTCGCCGAACTGGTCAAGTGCATCCGCACCAACCTCGACTGCGCCGACATCTGTGCCACCACTGGCCGGGTGCTCTCCCGACACACCGGCTACGACGCGAACACCACCCGGGTGATGCTGCAGGCATGCATCCAGGCGTGCCGTTCGTGCGGCGAGGAGTGCCAGGCACACGCCAGCGAGCACGAGCACTGCCAGGTCTGCGCCGAAGCCTGCCGCCGGTGCGAGCAGGCCTGCCGGGACCTGACGGCCGCACTCGGCTGA
- a CDS encoding DUF885 domain-containing protein, whose product MGRVDDISNSFVERWARLNPIGATYIGVDGHDDQLDDLSPDGYAERAALTRDTLRQLDVADPESEAERVARDAMAERLGLELARYEAGEETSELSVITSGLHHLRQVFDLMPTEGTDAMANIAARLDNYPQALDQVRVTLLDAARAGHVAPRAQMLKVADQCDVWTDPEADDFFHALVGRLSAPATLTADLRRAASAATAATIAFGRFLRTELAPLGRDTEAAGRDRYELASQYFLGARIDLDETYAWGFFELDRIEQEMRRVAAEIAGRGASIDDAVRALDADPARTIAGGEAFRDWMQALADRAIEELHGSHFDIPQQIRRIECCLAPTSDGGIYYTGPSEDFSRPGRMWWAVPHGLTEFSTWREVTTVYHEGVPGHHLQIGQTQVRADLLNRWQRLLCWCSGHSEGWALYAERLMDELGYLADPGDRLGMLDGQALRAARVIVDIGLHLQLTIPPNSFNFHPGERWTPELAWQFLRAHCQLPDEILRFELDRYLGWPGQAAAYKVGERIWLQARADAQARKGAAFNLKEFHQAALNLGVLGLDPLRSALARI is encoded by the coding sequence ATGGGACGTGTGGATGACATCAGCAACAGCTTTGTCGAGCGGTGGGCGCGGCTGAATCCGATCGGAGCCACCTACATCGGCGTCGACGGGCACGACGACCAGCTCGACGACCTGTCGCCGGACGGGTATGCCGAACGCGCCGCCCTGACCCGCGACACGTTGCGGCAGCTCGATGTCGCTGATCCGGAGTCGGAGGCCGAGCGGGTGGCCCGGGACGCGATGGCGGAGCGGCTCGGCCTGGAGCTGGCCCGCTACGAGGCGGGCGAGGAGACCAGCGAGCTGAGCGTCATCACCAGCGGTCTGCACCATCTGCGCCAGGTCTTCGACCTGATGCCGACCGAGGGCACCGATGCGATGGCCAACATCGCCGCCCGGCTGGACAATTATCCACAGGCTCTGGACCAGGTACGGGTCACCCTGCTGGACGCGGCCCGGGCCGGGCACGTGGCACCCCGGGCGCAGATGCTCAAGGTCGCCGACCAGTGTGACGTCTGGACCGACCCGGAAGCGGACGACTTCTTCCACGCCCTGGTCGGCCGGCTGTCCGCTCCGGCCACCCTCACCGCGGACCTGCGCCGCGCGGCCTCGGCGGCCACCGCGGCGACCATCGCGTTCGGCCGGTTCCTGCGTACCGAGCTGGCCCCGTTGGGGCGGGACACCGAGGCCGCCGGACGGGACCGCTACGAGCTCGCCTCCCAGTACTTTCTGGGCGCGCGGATCGACCTGGACGAGACGTACGCCTGGGGCTTCTTCGAGTTGGATCGCATCGAGCAGGAGATGCGCCGGGTCGCCGCCGAGATCGCCGGGCGCGGCGCCAGCATCGACGACGCGGTACGCGCCCTGGACGCCGACCCGGCGCGGACCATCGCCGGTGGTGAGGCGTTCCGCGACTGGATGCAGGCGTTGGCCGACAGGGCCATTGAGGAGCTGCACGGCTCCCATTTCGACATTCCGCAGCAGATCCGGCGGATCGAGTGCTGCCTCGCACCGACCAGTGACGGCGGCATCTACTACACCGGGCCGAGTGAGGACTTCTCCCGACCGGGCCGGATGTGGTGGGCGGTGCCGCACGGGCTGACCGAGTTCTCGACCTGGCGGGAGGTGACCACCGTCTACCACGAAGGGGTGCCCGGACATCATCTGCAGATCGGTCAGACGCAGGTCCGTGCCGATCTGCTCAACCGCTGGCAGCGGCTGCTCTGCTGGTGTTCCGGGCACAGCGAAGGCTGGGCGCTGTACGCGGAACGGCTGATGGACGAGCTGGGCTACCTGGCCGACCCCGGTGACCGGCTCGGCATGCTGGACGGGCAGGCGCTGCGGGCGGCCCGGGTGATCGTGGACATCGGCCTGCACCTGCAGTTGACCATCCCGCCGAACTCGTTCAACTTCCATCCCGGCGAGCGGTGGACTCCGGAGCTGGCGTGGCAGTTCCTGCGGGCGCACTGCCAACTGCCGGACGAGATTCTCCGGTTCGAACTGGACCGTTATCTCGGATGGCCGGGGCAGGCGGCGGCGTACAAGGTCGGGGAGCGGATCTGGCTGCAGGCCCGAGCCGACGCCCAGGCCCGCAAGGGTGCCGCCTTCAACCTCAAGGAGTTCCATCAGGCAGCACTGAACCTGGGCGTACTCGGGCTCGACCCGCTGCGGTCCGCGCTGGCCCGGATCTGA
- a CDS encoding PHP domain-containing protein: MVTGVSNARDPIVDLRRIAFLLERANEATYRVRAFRSAATALAGLPAAELSQRADAGTLTELAGVGEVTARCVAESLAGEEPVYLRRLLATEGTDLDEAAAALRAALRGDCHTHSDWSDGGSPIEEMALAAVELGHEYLVLTDHSPRLTVARGLTAARLRRQLDHVAALNAALPEGFRILTGIEVDILPDGSLDQSDELLDRLDVVVGSVHANLRDDRARMTRRMLTAVTNPRLDILGHCTGRMVTSRPPGVTGPGDRGHRRRSRPPSDFDAEAVFAACAEHGKAVEINSRPERQDPPKRLIRLAVETGCLFAIDTDAHAPGQLDWQRFGCARAALCGVDADRVVNTWSARRLVDWAAAHH, encoded by the coding sequence ATGGTGACCGGTGTGAGCAATGCCCGGGACCCGATCGTCGACCTTCGTCGGATCGCTTTCCTGCTGGAGCGGGCCAACGAGGCGACCTACCGGGTACGCGCGTTCCGGTCCGCCGCCACGGCACTGGCCGGACTGCCCGCCGCCGAGTTGTCGCAGCGGGCTGATGCCGGCACGTTGACCGAGCTCGCCGGGGTAGGCGAGGTGACTGCCCGGTGTGTGGCCGAGTCGCTGGCCGGCGAGGAGCCGGTCTATCTGCGCCGGCTGCTGGCTACCGAGGGCACCGACCTGGACGAGGCGGCGGCGGCACTGCGCGCCGCGCTGCGCGGCGACTGCCACACCCACTCGGACTGGTCCGACGGCGGTTCGCCGATCGAGGAGATGGCGTTGGCCGCGGTCGAGCTGGGCCACGAGTACCTGGTGCTGACCGATCATTCGCCCCGGCTCACGGTCGCCCGCGGGTTGACTGCCGCCCGTCTGCGGCGCCAACTCGACCACGTCGCGGCGCTCAACGCCGCCCTGCCGGAGGGGTTCCGGATCCTGACCGGCATCGAGGTGGACATCCTGCCGGACGGCTCCCTCGACCAGTCCGACGAACTGCTCGACCGGCTCGACGTGGTGGTCGGCTCGGTGCACGCCAATCTGCGTGACGACCGGGCGCGGATGACCCGGCGGATGCTGACCGCGGTCACCAACCCTCGGCTGGACATCCTCGGTCACTGCACCGGTCGGATGGTGACGTCGCGGCCGCCGGGGGTGACCGGACCCGGCGACCGCGGCCACCGACGGCGGTCCCGGCCGCCGAGTGACTTCGACGCCGAAGCGGTCTTTGCCGCCTGCGCCGAGCACGGCAAGGCCGTCGAGATCAACTCCCGGCCGGAGCGGCAGGACCCGCCGAAGCGGCTGATCCGGCTAGCGGTCGAGACCGGCTGCCTGTTCGCCATCGACACCGACGCCCACGCGCCGGGTCAGCTCGACTGGCAGCGGTTCGGGTGCGCCCGGGCCGCGCTCTGCGGTGTCGATGCCGACCGGGTGGTCAACACCTGGTCGGCCCGGCGACTGGTCGACTGGGCCGCCGCCCATCACTGA
- the mtnA gene encoding S-methyl-5-thioribose-1-phosphate isomerase, producing MRTIDWVDDAIEIIDQTALPDRTTVLRLSTVETVVDAIRSLAVRGAPALGVAGALGVALAARLHHDEPQRLADAVERLRTARPTAVNLARGVDRAAARLAESPSAVLAEAVALRDEEEAASVAMARLGADLLGQLCPPRCRLLTHCNTGALATVTGGTALGVVVELHRRGGLESVIASETRPLLQGARLTAWELDRAGVDFRVAVDGAGPFLMARGLVDAVVVGADRICANGDTINKIGTYAHALGARRAGLPFVVVAPESTVDPATATGAQVEIEDRGSAEVVSFVATRTTPAGAGAVNPAFDVTPADLVTAVVTDRRVIRLDRGEQV from the coding sequence ATGCGGACCATCGACTGGGTCGACGACGCCATCGAGATCATCGACCAGACCGCGTTGCCCGACCGGACCACCGTACTACGGCTGTCCACCGTCGAGACGGTGGTCGACGCGATCCGGTCCCTGGCGGTTCGCGGCGCGCCGGCGCTCGGCGTGGCCGGTGCCCTCGGGGTGGCGCTGGCCGCGCGGCTGCACCACGACGAGCCGCAACGACTGGCCGACGCCGTCGAACGGCTGCGTACCGCCCGGCCGACCGCGGTCAACCTCGCCCGGGGCGTCGACCGGGCGGCGGCCCGGCTCGCGGAGAGCCCGTCGGCCGTACTCGCCGAAGCGGTGGCCCTGCGCGACGAGGAGGAGGCGGCGTCGGTGGCGATGGCCCGGCTCGGGGCCGACCTGCTCGGGCAGCTCTGTCCGCCCCGGTGCCGGCTGCTGACCCACTGCAACACCGGTGCGCTGGCCACGGTCACCGGAGGAACCGCGCTCGGGGTCGTCGTCGAACTGCACCGGCGCGGCGGGCTGGAGTCGGTGATCGCCAGTGAGACCCGGCCGCTGCTGCAGGGTGCCCGGCTGACCGCCTGGGAACTCGACCGGGCCGGGGTCGACTTCCGGGTCGCCGTCGACGGGGCCGGGCCGTTCCTGATGGCCCGTGGCCTGGTCGACGCGGTCGTCGTGGGCGCCGACCGGATCTGCGCGAACGGCGACACGATCAACAAGATCGGCACGTACGCCCATGCGCTCGGCGCCCGCCGGGCCGGGCTGCCGTTCGTGGTGGTCGCTCCCGAATCGACGGTGGATCCGGCGACCGCCACCGGCGCACAGGTCGAAATCGAGGACCGGGGGTCCGCCGAGGTGGTCAGTTTCGTCGCGACCCGGACCACGCCGGCCGGGGCCGGCGCGGTCAATCCCGCCTTCGACGTGACGCCCGCCGACCTGGTGACCGCCGTCGTCACCGACCGCCGGGTGATCCGGCTGGACCGGGGCGAACAGGTCTGA